CCGGCGTTACAGGAACGATATAGGTTATGGGTTTACTCGGATACTTCGACACATCTTCCTGCGCATAGCCGACTGTGCAAATCACAGCGACCACTGCCAGACCCATGAGAAATCCTGCGACGGACGCTTTCATGTCTCCTCCTTTTTCCGTTACTGAGAGGGCTCTGATGGCACTTGGAATGAGTACGAACGATTATATTTTTTGATCAGCGGCGTTGTCAAGGAATTTGCATCCTTTATAGGCTGCCGACAGCGGATACCAGTGCGCCAGGCCGCTCGAGCTTTCGCATGACTGTAAAAAAGAAGGCATACGCCCGCGCAATGCCTGTAAAAATGTGACACGCAAAATTTTGTGCCAGGTAATAAACTAATAATTATGAGCAGTTGAAGAAAACTGTAAATGCACAAAATACTTACAGTTCTGTAAGATCGCTCTCTGCTTGAGTTTTTGTATTAAAGTGTAAATATTGTTATCGATAACCTGGCTTTCACGAGAGTCCCTGTGACACGTAACATATGGCTATCATTTGGTACTTGCCTTATGGCATTATTAATGCTAGGATCAGAGTAGGGACCAAGAGAGGGGCCCGGCCATGAAAAGGTTAGCCTTGCTGATGGCCATGATCGTCGAAGCCGCATTGCTTCTGTGCCTCAGTGCGCTTCCAGTCGTTGCTTCTGACACCCACCTTCAGATTCAGAATCAGGCAGTAACCCGGAGTAGGCCAGGCATCAAGGAGCAGTGCGTTTACTTTGATCCCGGAAGCGTTCAGCTGGCCTACTTCATTGACAGACGTTCCGTAGACCTCGTTGCAGCGCCTTTGAGAACCCTCTCGACCTTTGACAGCAGAGACGAGGCGGTTCGGTCTATGGGTATTATCAAGCAGTTCGGGATAAACGAGCTATGCGTTGCGGCCAACGCCAAATTATCCTACATGCTCGTCTCAGGCAAGGCGGCAAGAGGCAAGGTGCCGGGCGGGGAGCATGTCACCTTTGATCCGTATCTGCTGAGGGTCGAAAAGTTGGGCGGTGAATGGAGGGTGGCAAAGGGGAAGAACGCACTCCTCAGCTTTGGATCTGACGAGGGAGCCGCAAGAGAAGCGCTCAGAGTGATTGTCTACTACGGGTTCAATGCGAAGTGTTCTGTAGGCAGCGATAAGGGCAAGGGCTTTGTCTTCCTTTACGCAGTGCCGCAGCCAGAGCGGCTGCAGAAAAAACCCTACCTTGAGGCCAAAGCCACGCCAAAGCCCTGAAGAACGCCGCTATTTCTGGAAATTGCCCTCGAACCGCTCGAAATAGCCGATCAATTCACCCGCATCATTCCTGACAGGTGTGACGTAGAGTCTTTCATTCTTGTCAGTGACCGTTAGAAAGACTTCTCGCCCGTGGTTCTTGAATCTCTCAACTATCTTTACTATCCGTTCTCTGCTTGTCTCATTGTGGCACTCGAAAACTGATGTGCCTATGAGGTTGCGGTAGCCCCGCTCCTCGTAATAATGAAACTTTGCCCTCTTGTTCATGAACCTGATCGTGTGGCTGGTATCAACAAAAACTACAGGGAAGGGCAGGGCATCGAGTATTGACCTTAACGTGGCTTCGTCCATCCCGGGCATCCTCCTCGTGATTGTTCGTGCGCTGCGGTCAGTGCAGGCGAAGATGGTAACACAAAGCCTCGAGCTAGCTCAAGATAGACCATCCAGGCGATGTGCAGACATTTTCCTGCCTTTGTTGAATGATGATATAATGACCCCCGCGAAGTGCAGAAAACAACGACCCGGGAGGTGCTCTATGATAGAGATCCTGCGCGAAAGGCGAAGCATCAGGAAATACAAGGCCACGGCCATCGACACTCAGACGGTTGATGTGATAAAGGAGGCCCTCCTCCGCTCTCCGTCTTCCCGCGGTATTAATCCTTGGACATTCATATTTGTGGACCAGAAGGATCTGCTCCAGAAGCTTTCAAAAACCAAAGAGCATGGATCCGAATTTGTCAAAGATGCTGCTCTGGGGATCGTTATCTGCGGAGACGAGACAAAGTCGGACGTGTGGATCGAGGATTGCTCAATCGCGTCAATCCTGGCACAGCTTGCAGGGCAGTCAGTCGGGCTCGGGAGTTGCTGGTGCCAGATCAGGAACAGGACGCATTCTCGTGAGAAGAGCGCCGAATCGTATGTCCAGGAGCTCCTTCACCTTCCGGCACATCTCAAGGTATTATCCATTATCGCCCTGGGCGTCCCGGCCGAGTCCAGGACGCCGATTGCCAGGGAGCAGCTGGACTATACGAAGATACGGTACAATACCTACGATCGGTGAAGCGTCTTCCACCCGATTATTTTACGCCGGGGACAGCGCTCGGCTCGATGCCGTAGAGGTCCTTGAAGCTCGGCACCTTCACGTCCTTGGGTATGGGCTCTTTGTAGCCAAATTTTGCTACGTAGCCATCCATTTCTGCTTTTGCATCCTGCAGGAGCTTTGGATCCGACATAAGCTCAAGCCCTGAAACCGCCATGTACTTGCTCACCTGAAGGCCTGCTTTCAGCGCAGGATCAGTGCTGGTCGTGCATACCGCCTGCCACGAATGGGCCGGCGTGCCCTTTGCGTACGTCGCCACGGCAAAGGTCATAGAAGGGAATCTCCACGTGTAATTCAAGTCGGCAGATGCTTTTCCGAATTCGACATCGGGGAAGGTCTTGCTGAAATCGGGCGTAGTGATTTTTG
This DNA window, taken from Syntrophorhabdales bacterium, encodes the following:
- a CDS encoding PAS domain-containing protein is translated as MDEATLRSILDALPFPVVFVDTSHTIRFMNKRAKFHYYEERGYRNLIGTSVFECHNETSRERIVKIVERFKNHGREVFLTVTDKNERLYVTPVRNDAGELIGYFERFEGNFQK
- a CDS encoding nitroreductase family protein is translated as MIEILRERRSIRKYKATAIDTQTVDVIKEALLRSPSSRGINPWTFIFVDQKDLLQKLSKTKEHGSEFVKDAALGIVICGDETKSDVWIEDCSIASILAQLAGQSVGLGSCWCQIRNRTHSREKSAESYVQELLHLPAHLKVLSIIALGVPAESRTPIAREQLDYTKIRYNTYDR